CTGGTCCAGGGTGCTGAATTCCAGGCCCTGGTCCGCATCAATGTCCTCACGGCCCATGGCCGCCAGCCAGTTCTCCCAGACCTTCAAACGCTTGCCGTCGTGCAGGATATGCAGGAGTGGAAATCGCCGCAGGTCCGGCGGTTGGCCGTCGCTGAACAACTCCGGACTGGCGACCGCGATATGCCGCTCCATCACCAGCAGCTCACTGCTGCAATGCGTCGCCGGTTCCAGGCCGAAACGGATCTGGCAGTCGATTTCCGCCAGGCTGTCGTGGGTCGCCTGGTGGGTGACGCTGAGATTGATGTCCGGGTAACGCTCGCAGAAGCGCCGCAAATGTGCGGACAGCCAACGCGTGGCCCAGGTCGGCGGCGCGACGATGCGCAGGCGCTGGCGCAGGTTGGGCACGCGCACGGCTTGCAGGGCGCGTTCGATATGGTCGAAGGCGTCGCTCAAGTGCGGGGAGAGGGCAAAACCGGCTTCGGTCAGGGACAAGCCTTGGGGCGTGCGGATAAAGAGGGCAACGCCAAGGTAGTCCTCCAGTTGCTTGATCTGGCGGCTGACTGCGCCCTGGGTGACGTTGAGGCCTACGGCGGCCTGGCTGAAGCTGCGGTGGCGGGCGACTTCTTCGAAGACGCGGAGCATGTTGAGAGAGGGGAGGTGGCGCATGGTTTGGGTTCCATACATTGTTTTTATAGTGTTGGTGCTTGCCTCTTCGCG
The genomic region above belongs to Pseudomonas azotoformans and contains:
- a CDS encoding LysR substrate-binding domain-containing protein produces the protein MRHLPSLNMLRVFEEVARHRSFSQAAVGLNVTQGAVSRQIKQLEDYLGVALFIRTPQGLSLTEAGFALSPHLSDAFDHIERALQAVRVPNLRQRLRIVAPPTWATRWLSAHLRRFCERYPDINLSVTHQATHDSLAEIDCQIRFGLEPATHCSSELLVMERHIAVASPELFSDGQPPDLRRFPLLHILHDGKRLKVWENWLAAMGREDIDADQGLEFSTLDQVIHTALAGGGLAVIDRQMIERELANGSLLPITPVEVIGPYGYWLDVATDKQGLSKVRLFTQWLGQVSNP